Below is a window of Ignavibacteriales bacterium DNA.
ATTTAAGAAATAATTTCACAGAACAAGAGGAAGGCTAATTTGTTAACTTGTGCAATAGATATAAGTTTATATTTTTTTTGATGAGCAAAATCAAAGACGGCGATTTTTTTAATGTGATAAAAGAAGTTGACATCATAATATTATACTTAAATATCATCATCTCATAGAATTAAGATTCACAAATATTTTGTATCAATATTTTTTTAAGTTATTTTTGTTCAGCGGCTAACGTTTAAGGATTCACCCCAGTCCTTGCGTTAGAGCTGAACCCTGATGCTTAGGTGTCAGGGTTTTTTTATGGCATTTTTTACCACTCCCATTTGGATGACTAAGCCAAGATAACACAGAGTTGAGGAGTGGAAACTAGATTCCGGTTAATGGATACTGCCCGCCGATATGTGGGAGGATGCGAAAAGGCTGAATCGTCATCGGTTGAAATTCGATAACTAATTATGTCAAGAGTGGTTATTTGTGTATAATTCATATTAAATCATAAGGATTTGATTGTTTGTTTTACTAATTTTTACGCCAGTTAATTTATTTAATCCGATAATAATAACAACTAAATACAATCTAAATCTAAATCGTTTGGAAACTGATGAAAATAAATTTTAATCTTTTAAGAGAATCAATATTGCTGTATTCGGTCATTGTTTTATTCAGTGCGACAGGCTGTGAAAAAGAGAATGCTAAATCCGAACCAAAATTAAATGAAACTTTAAATTTTAATCCTGCTGAGTATGAAGCTGTTCTTAAAAATTCTTTTTCTTATTCAGATACCATCGATCCGATATTTCAATCACTTAAAGAAAATTTAGACACTCTAAAATCCTTTTACTCATCCAATAACTTTAAACCAATATTTGTAAAAAGTTTTGAATCAAAAAGTTTTGTTGATTCCCTTCTTAAAATTTTAGTAAACAGCACTGAACATGGTTTAAATCCGTACAACTATAATTATCAGAAAATAATTAATGAGTTTTCAGAATCAATAAGTCCTAAAACATATAGTAAAAAAAGATACCTACATCTTGCAAATGCTGAAATGCTCTCTGCAAACGCAATTCTAAAATATTCAATGCATATGAGGCACGGTGTTGTTAATCCAAGAAAAATATTTGCTGATTCATATTTTTTGCCCGTAAAAGATTCACTTAACAAGAAGTTATTTGAACCATTTAATCAGCAGGATATTATTAAATATTTGTACAATATCCAGCCAAAGAGTGAAAAGTATAAAAGATTGCAAGTGGCATTAAAAAGATTTGAAGGATTAACAGACATAGAGTGGACTTTAATTCCGGTTTCTGATAAAAAAATTGAGCCGGGTAATATTTACACATCAATTGATCTTGTTATAAGTAAACTAACTACTCTGGGGTTTTTGGATACAAATAAAATAAAGTTAACGGATTTAACCATTTATGATTCATTATTAGCGGAGCCGATAAAAAGTTTTCAGAAAGCTAACGGGTTAAATGATGATGCTGTAATAGGTAAAACCACGATTGAAAGATTGAACATTTCACCAAATGAATACATGGATAAAATAAAACTGACTTTGGAGAGATTCAGGTGGTTAGATTATTCCGATACTGCAAAATATATATTGGTTAATATTCCGGATTTTAAAGTAAAAGCAATAGAGGGCGGCAGAGAAAAGTTAGATATTATTTCTTGTGTTGGTAGAAAAGGTGAATGGGAAACACCTAATCTTTATGGACAAATTGCTTATATGGTATTAAATCCAACTTGGTCTGTACCAAAAAGTATTATACAGGAAGAAATTGTAAGCGGGTTAAAACGCGATTCATCATATCTTAAAAAGCGAAACTTTAAAGTTTACAAATCCGGTGAGCGCGTTAGTCTTGATGGATTGACAGCCAAGGATCTTTCATCATCAAGCAGTTATAGTATTGTGCAGGATCCCGGTGCAGGAAACGCTCTTGGTAAAATGAAATTTATGTTTAGAAATCCATTTGGTGTTTACCTGCACGATACACCGACAAGGGCACCGTTTAAATATACTAACAGAGCGGTTAGTCATGGTTGTATGCGCGTTGAAAAGCCCTTGCTGCTCGCAGAGTATCTGCTAAACAATAACGCCAGATGGACGGTTGATTATATTAAAATTGAAATCGGACAAAAGGTTAACGACCCATACGTTATTGAAGAGTTTAACAGTAAACGAAGTGAGTTAAGAAAAAATAATAGTTACGGTGTAACTACCGAGGTTAAATTTGATAAAGTTATTCCTTTATTTGTGGATTATTATACCGTGTGGGTGGATGAGAGCGGAGTATTTAATTACAGGGATGATGTTTACGCCAGAGATAAGGTTCTAAGAAAATACGTTTTAGAGTAAATACTGCTACAATGTGAGCATGGAGAGATTATTTCGATTTTAATTAGGGTTACATATTATTACTTTTAACCTGTAAATAATCTATTAGTATTCAACGGAATGATTCGATTTAATATATTAACAAAATATGTGTATATAATTTTAGCGATTGTAATTATTTATAATTCGTTTGGATATGTTATGCTCTATTTTCCCGCCACATCAATTATAAAAGCTGTTGTCGGTAAATCGATTAAGGACAAAAAGATTAAGCCTGAGGATTTAAGCATTCTTGTTTTTAGCATAGATGAACTAAAAAATAATAAGTACGATTTTATCTGGGAAAAGCCGGAAAAAGAATTCAGGTTTAATGGTAAGATGTATGATATTGAGGATAAGAAGGAAACTGAAGACAGCGTTTATTACACCTGCTACTACGATCACAAAGAAAATATAATTGAGGAACTTTTTTCGCTCCAATTTGCTGATCATACAAAAGACACGACAACAAATTTTACACAACGCGTGATATTGGTTGGCTTATATTCCGAAAATATTGATATTGCTTACTCAAAACACTTTAATGATAATATAAAAAGTATTCCGCTTCCAATAAAAGAAGCTGTAACACCTAATCCAATTGAAGATATCCCAACTCCACCCCCGCGACTGATCGTCTAATTTCTATTTATCAAAAATAGTTCTGAGAAAGCTAAATTAATTTCAATTCTCAGAGCTGCATTCAAATTAATCAAAGGATAAGTACATGAATCTAGTTAAGACGATTATGCTTTGTTCTTTTCTTTTGCTTGTATTTGCGTTTACAGGCATGGCGCAAAAGAAAGACTCAATTATATATCTAATACCTATAGATCAGATTGACTCTATAAAATATGAAACAGATGAAGTGATTGTAACAGGAACAAGAACGAATCAAAAAATAATTGATATCCCCTACTCTGTTGTAAGAATCAGTCCTGCCCAGTTTAAGTTTGATAGAAAAGTTTCCATCAGCGATGTGTTAAATGCTGTACCGGGTGTCTTTATGCAGTCCCGTTACGGCAATCACGATGTAAGAATTTCAATCCGTGGATTTGGAAGTCGATCAAATTCAGGTATACGTGGAGTTAGAATTTTACTTGATGGAATTCCAGAATCTGAACCGGACGGACAAACCAGAATTGAGTCAATTGATTTTAATTCAATTGGAAGTATTGAGATAGTTAAAGGAAATTCATCTTCGCTTTATACAAATGCACCGGGCGGAGTTGTAAATTTTATTAATGATATAAATTTTAGTAAATCATTTATAACTCAATTTAATGATTTAGGCTCGAATGGATTAAGAAGGAACGGGTTTAAAACCGGGATTAGAACAGAAAATTATGGATTACTGACTACCTACACATATCATAATTATAAGGGATACAGACCTCATAGCGAAGACTATTGGCATATTCTTAACACTGTTGTGGAGACCACACCCGGCGATAATACTAATCTTCAATTTCTTGGATACTTTGCAACCGGGCTAATACGACTTCCGGGTTCATTGACTAAGGAGGAGTTTGATGCTGATCCATATCAAGCTGCACAAAGAGAAATGGATTGGGATTTTCGAAGAGTTTCTAAAAAGGGCAGGGTTGGGGTAAGATTTGATACTAAGTTTGGCGAAAACCTGAACCATGAGATTGAAGTTACCGGATATGGAACCGTAAAATATTTTGAACGTGCCGCTCGAAACTCCTTCAGGATATTCGATCGTTATGGTTTAGGCGGGAGTATCAAATATGTTAACAAATCAACTATCTTTGATAGAGAAAACAGTTTTACAATTGGTGGGGATTTATTTTATCAAACGGGACCTGTATCCGAGTTTGATAACATTGGAGGCGCAAAGGGCGACCAATTATTTAATTACATTGACGAGACAATTGGCAACACAGGTGTATATATTCTAAATAATTTTGAATTGTATAATAAGCAACTTTATTTTTTAATAAGCGGTAGATATGACAATGTTTACTTTGATCAGATTAACCGATTGCTTAATGCACAAAATGATAGCAGGAGGTTTGAAGATTTTACTCCAAAGTTTGCGCTTAACTACAAAATAACTCCATCAATTGCTATTTACACTTCATTTGGATATAGCTTTGATTCACCCGCGGGAAATGAGCTTGATAATTATCCAACGAGTACAACTCCCGGCTCATTGCTCAACCCAGATTTAAAGCCGCAGCAATCAACTAATTTTGAACTTGGTGTAAAAGGTAATTTACTAAACAGCACTAATGATTTTTTTAGTAACACTTTGTTTGAGTTCACATTCTTTAAAACTCAGGTAAAAGATGAAATAGTACCCTTTGATGTTTACGGCAATGCGTACTTTAGAAATTCCGCAAAGACTAACAGAAACGGAATTGAGGCCGGTATAACGTCTGAAGTGTATGATGGTTTAAAAGCAATCGTATCCTATACTTATTCTGATTTTTCTTATGATGAATATTCAGCAATAGCGATTGCAGTTGATTCTATTGGGTCTATCATAACTTCATCAGAAGATTACAGCGGTAATATTGTGCCAAGCGTACCAAAACATAATTTATTTTTAGCTCTGGAGTACAGACGCCAGTTAACACCATATCTAAATGGATTTGTTAAAGGCGCTTTTCAAAGTTTAAGCGGAATGTATGTTAATGACGCAAACTCAGATGAAACCGAAGGATATCAAATTCTAAATTCAACTTTAGGGTTAGAGATGTTTCTGGGTAATTTTAATCTACTGCTATCCGGCGGAGTAAATAATATTTTAGATAAAACATACGTAGGTTTTATTAATATTAATTCCTCTAACGGAAGATTTTATGAAGCTGGTGAACCACAAACATTTTTTGCATCCTTAAAATTTGGTTACCAGTTTTAAGTTTAATAAAAGGAAATCATGATAAAGTATATTAACATTCTCACTTTTAGTCTTCTAATTATTAACACCGTCTCCTTTGCACAAGGAGGCGGGTTAATTATTGGGGATAATTACAGAATCCTTCCGGGCAGCACTTCTCAGACAGAAGTATTTATTACAAAGCATCCATCAAATTCCGGCATATTATTTTCATCCGCAAATACACTACAGCTTGCACCAACATTTTTTGTAAGTGAAGGTGTTTATACAAGCACAAATGGTGGTACAAACTGGTCCGGAAGCGATACCTGTAACGGAGCAAATATTTTTTTCCATGGCGGTGATCCTTCAATAGCTATTGATAAAAATGGTACTTTTATTTTAACAAGAAAAGGATCAACTAATTTTCCGGGCGCTTTTTCTCACTTTTCCATCGATCAAGGCATAAACTGGTCAGCACAAAAATCAATGACAACTGATGATCTTGAAAGAGTATCAATCGTTTCAGATTCCGATCCGAACAGCATATATTATGGAAGGACCTATGCGGTGTGGGCTAAGTTAACACCGTCATACCCAATAAGATTTACTTATACTAATGATATAACTACAAGCTGGGATTCTGTAAGTCAGATCAACAATCCTCCAACCCGTTGTGCAGGAGCTGAAATTGACCTTGGTCCCAATAATCAAGTTTATGTATGTTGGGCGGGTGTATCAAGTGCTTCTCCCTATACTGAAATTTTTGTTGGCTTTGCTTCTTCCACTAATGGTGGAGATAACTGGAGTATTAATGAAAACATTTTTCCAATGAATGGTATTGTAGGGATTTTAACAGATAAGCAGAGTATAAGAGTTAATGGTTTACCAAGAATGGCTGTTGATCTCTCAAATACTGCAACAAGAGGAACAATTTATATTGTTACATCTCAAAAAAATCTTTTTCCTGCCGGTAGTGATCCTGACATTATTTTAAGAAAATCCAGCGACGGAGGACAAACATGGTCTTCTGCAATTAGAGTTAATCAGGATGCGCCTAATAATGGCAAAACACAATTTTTTTCCGGCATTACTGTGGATGATCTTGGTGGGGTAAACATAATTTTTTATGATGATAGAAATACAACTAATGATTCTTCAGGCGTTTTTCTTGCCAGATCAACAGATACCGGAAATACCTGGAATGAATACGAAATCAGTGATCATAACTTTAAACCTATTGCTATTGGCGGCTTAGGCCAGGGTTATATGGGTGATAATATTGACATTACTTCAGTTGGTAATAAACTTTTTCCCGTTTGGATGGATAATTCAAGTGGTGTATATCAAATATGGTCAGTTCCCATTGAGATTTTATCTGTTGGAGTAGATGCTGAAAACTTTTCTTCTATTCCTGTGGAATTCAATCTAAAACAGAATTATCCTAATCCATTTAACCCGACTACTAATATAGAATTTAGTTTACCTTACAATTCGGATGTTTTAGTTAAAGTATATGATTTAACTGGGAAAGAAATAGCTACTCTAATTGATGAACCTAAGACCGCTGGCAATCATAAAATAAAATTTGATGCTGCAAGTTATAAACTTTCAAGCGGCGTATATTTTTATGCACTTACTGCAAATGGATTAACACAAACAAAACCAATGATGCTGCTTAAGTAATTTTATTTAAGCAGAATCATCTTTCTTGTTTCAACAAAATCACCTACTCTTAACTGGTAGAAATATACTCCGGATGCCGGATTCTTGATGCTGGATTCAGGATAGAATTGAACTTCATAACTTCCGGCAGGTTTTTCTTCGTTAACTAGAGTTGCAATTTCTTTACCAAGAGCATCATAAACTATTAGAGTAACAAATTGCCTACTACTTATTGCATACTGAATACTAGTACTTGGGTTAAAAGGGTTTGGGTAGTTTTGATCGAGCACAAATGAATTCGGTAGTTCGACTTTCAAATTTTCTATGTTTACCGGTTTATCGGGGATATATCTAAAAATATTGCCTTCTTGTCCAACTGCGATACCATGAAGAGAATCCCCAAAGGCAATTGCATTTATACAAATTGAATCTTTAGTTGGCACAAATTCCCAAGTATTTAAGTTATCAAAACTTACCAGAAAACTAGAATCGCATCCAAGCGTGCACCAATACTCATTTTCAGTTCTACGGGATATTGATGTTACTCTGCCATATTTGTTCAATTCAGTGTAATTCCAAAAACTTTGCTTAACATCAAAATTTAGAACACCAATAGGATAAAGCCGTTCAATATCTGCGGTTAATGTAAGGGTAGTAGTTGAATCGATAAAAATAAAATCATCAAATCTGTCTGGTGCAATTCCGTATGCTTTCCAAAGGTTAGCAGAATTATTATAACGCCAAACAACTCCTGCTACATCTACTGCGCCTCCAGCTGCAAATCCATATTGGGACGAAGAAAACTTTATTTTACTAATTGGGAAATTAGAAAAAGCACCAGTATCAACGTTTGCAGGATTCCAATTTAAACCACCATCATCAGTAAATGATAAATCAAATGGCTGCCCGGCAATCCAACCATTTAAAGAATCATTAAAGAAAATTGTTGTCATTATGATATTCAGGTGGCGATAGTCATTCTTCTCCCAGGTATTTCCACCATCGCTTGTAATTAAAATCTTACTTCTGATATTAAAACCATCCAGTTCAAAAGCAACAGCCCATCCTAAATTATCATTTAGGAAAAAAATATCATTAATGTAGTTTGAAACTCCAGAATTCTGAATTTGCCAATTTAAACCTTGGTCGCTTGAAAAAATGATAACACCGCTATCTCCAGCTACCCAGCAATGCAGTGAATCAAGATAGACAACCCTTAGTAAATTAAAATCGGTCGGAGTTTTAATTTTTTCCCAGGATGACTGGCCGTAACTTGAGAAAGTTATCAGAAGTACAGAGAAAGTAACGGAGAACATTTTATTTATCATTTATAGTCTAAATTTTTTCGAAAAATTATATAACATAATACGTATATCCAAGTTTTTAATTGAAATTAATTCGGAATAGAGTTTATTTCTGGCTCAAATATCATAAAATTCTTTACTATCTTTACGAAAATTTTTATACAAAATAAGGTGAAGAAATGATTAAAACATTAGTTGGTTTTTTATTTATATCAGTATTTATATTGTTTACAGCATGTGGTGAAAAAGAGCAACCAGAAAATAGTAATCAAGATCAAACTCAGATGACAAATACTGATGTTTCAGCCGGTATGCATAACGTACTTGTTGAGGAAAAAATTGATGCCAACAATTATACTTATTTAAGAGTTAAAGAAAATGATAACGATTATTGGGTTGCAGTAAATAAAATGGAAATAAATCCAGGTGAATATATTATTTTTTCTAAATCGATGGAAATGAAAGACTTTAAAAGTGAATCATTAAATAGAACTTTTGAATCAATATTATTTGTTGATGATGCGAGGAAAAGTGAAAGTAAAGAAGAGTTAAAAATGCCTCATCAAAACGTAGTACCAGGTAAAGATGAATCTATAAAAGTTGAGCCTGTAAAAGATGGTTATACTGTTGAACAGATTTATAATAAAAAAACTACTTTGGAATTCAAAAATGTTAAAGTTCGTGGTAAAGTTGTTAAAGTCAATGAAAACATAATGGGTACCAATTGGGTTCATATTCAGGATGGTACGGGTGCTAAGGATACTCATGATTTGTTGATCACTACAGGTCAATCTGTAAAGGTTGGTTCAACAATCATAGCTGAGGGAAAAGTTATTAAAGATAAAGATTTTGGTTCGGGATATTTTTACAATGTACTTTTAGAAAACTCAAAAATTACTTTGGAATAATTTTAATAAACCCGGAGTTATAAATTAACTTCGGGTTTTAATTCTCTTCAATTATTAGAAATTTAATTCCCCTAACATTCTTACTTAAAAATTAGCATATTCACTTATTGTTTGCAGATTCAAGTTCCTTCAGTTTTTTTTCCATTTCTGTTTGATTAATCTTTTTTTGATGTCCAAACATTTTGATTGCACAATCTGTAAAGAATTTATGGCAAGATAAAAACTCAATCGAGGATTTTAACCACTCAATATCATTTAGTTTTTTAATGCCTTTTATCTCAAATTCTTTTCTTAATACTTCTCCTTTCTGCTCAAGATCAGTCATGCCAAGATGCTGCAAATCGGCATCACAAATTATCTGTTCCAACTTGTTTTTTGGGTCATGTGGAATTTTAGTAGCCTTAATGCAGTTAACTACTTTATCCAATTTTGGTTTGGGATAATTTTCTTTAATTAAAAAGTCTATAGCATATTCCGCGCCTTGATCCTCATGCCCATTACAACAATGAAAATATCCAGTATCATGAAACCATGCTGCGATTAAGAGTATCTCCTTATCCTCATCTGATAAATTTTCTTTATCAGCAATTTGATTTGAAACTTCAACGACCTCAGTAGTGTGCAGCAAATTGTGGTATAGGTTTTCAGCATCGCTTTTTTTTGAAAACAATTCTAGCACGTATTGCTCAACTAATATTAACATATTACTTTTGAACACTATTAATTCCTTGATTCTATAAATATTATTGATACCACTTTTAATATTTTGTTGATGCAGTTTTTCGAAGCAAAAGTAGTCTAATAGGCTTGAATAAAGGGTGATAATTATCACAGTTGTGATGAGTTAAACTTTAAGGTGATTGTGAAAAAGCTATTTCTTTTAAGACATGCTAAATCAAGTTGGAAGAATCCAAATCTGGAGGATTTTGATAGGCCATTGAATAGGCGCGGAATAAAAGATGCCCCGGTTATGGCAGCACGATTTAAAGAGAGAAACGTTGAACTTGATTTAATTATTTCCAGCAGCTCAAAAAGGACAACCGAAACAGCTGAAATTTTTGCAAATGTTCTTAATTACAATAAAGATATAACTTACATAGATAAGTTATATTTAGCATCCAGCGGTACGATCCTGCAGATTGTTAATCAAATAAATGAAAACAATATAAAGGCAATGATTGTTTGCCATAACCCCGGTATAACAAATTTAGCAAATTTTTTAGGAGATATATTCATTGACAATATTCCGACAACTGGAATAGTAGGGTTTTCATTTAATAATTCTTGGCTAGATATGAAAGGAAACAGCTGCAAACGATTGTTTATTGACTACCCCAAGAAGCAATAAATATATTTTTAAAAAATTGACTATCAATCCTCTGTATTTGCTACAAAATTAAATCTCCCATCATCACTTATTTTTAACTTTTAGGTTCACTATCATCCAAAATAAAACCAATAAATACTTCATATTTAGTCTAAAATCTTATAGGTTTGTTTGGTTTTATTTTGGAAAAACCGCATATTTGTCCACCAAATTTTAATGATATTATCCTAAAATTTGGGCGCTTAGCTCAGTTGGTTTAGAGCATCTGCCTTACAAGCAGAGGGTCCGGGGTTCGAATCCCTGAGCGCCCACAAAAAAAATCCCTCATATGAGGGATTTTTTGTTTTTAACAGATTTTGTACAATAAAAAAAGCTCAGGCCGTAAGACCTGAGCTACGAGACAATTACTTCATTAAAACAAGTTTTCTTGTTTGAGTAAATGATCCAGAATTGATCTGGTAATAATAAACTCCACTTGCAATATTAGATGCATTAAATAACATCTCATATCTGCCAGCTTGTTTCTGCTCATTAACCAATGTTGTAACTTCATTTCCTAGTACATCATATAATTTAATGCTTACAAAATCATCTGCAGGAATTGCATAACGAATTATTGTAGTAGGGTTAAATGGATTTGGATAATTCTGATCAAGAGAATAATCCAATGGCAGATTAATTTCAACTTCAACTTCTTGTGAGTATGCAAAAGTTCCATCAAAATCTTTTTGCATTAACCTGTAAGTGTAACTTCCGGCATCAACAGTTTTATCAGTAAAGGAATATTCATTTATTTCGGTTGTTGTACCTTTACCACTTATAAATGCTACTGATTGATAGGAATCATCTTTACCTTTTCTTTGTATTTCAAATCCTAGGTTATTTAATTCTGTTGCAGTCGTCCAGTTAAGAACAACATCGTTTTTATTAACTGAAGCGTTAAAAGCTGTTAGCTCTACTGGTATAACTAATCCAACAACTAGTGATACAGTTCGTTTATGAATTGGAGTTCCATTTGGACCATTACCAACAATAGTAATTGTATAAGTTCCAACAGAAACGTTTCCACTTGTAGTTACTTTCATATCCACGCTGCCCGGAAAAGTTGATAAAGTATTACCACCTGGAAAACTAATATTGATATTACCTGCTGCAGGTGTTGGACTAACAGTAGCCGAGAACGTAACATCGGTATCATATAGTTTTACACTTGGAATACTAACATTGTAAATAACAGAATCTAATTCATTTCCGATACTATCTAAGGCAGGAGATACCTGCATAGCATAATCCGGGAAAAAACTAACGTAGCTGCCAAATGATCCTGCTCTAAAATCAGTCCAAACCATAAGTGATTGATTATCAATTGCAGTTATAGCATCATAATCGCCTTGATAACGAGGTGTTCCGCCGCCGCCACAGGTAGAGCAATTAATTTTCATCTTAGCAGTAGTTATTCTTTGATTTTCAGCCCAGGTTAAACCTCCATCATCAGAGTAACTTGCATAAATATGAGCGCTGTCGCTTGTTGGAGTATCTCTTGTATCCATCCATTTAACAAATAATCTGCCTGATGTTTTATCACACCAAGTTGAAGGATGCCATTGATGATTTGCAGTTGTATTTGCGTCATCATTGATAACAACAGGAGAAGACCATGTTGCGCCTTGATCATTGGAATATCTACAAAAAATATCCGGTTTATTTCCATCTCCGGCAGGTGTATTAGAAGCATATACCAAATATAATCTGCCTCTATTTGATCCGTAGCTGTTATCAGCAGTAATAAATGGATAAGGTCTTGTTCTC
It encodes the following:
- a CDS encoding T9SS type A sorting domain-containing protein is translated as MQKDFDGTFAYSQEVEVEINLPLDYSLDQNYPNPFNPTTIIRYAIPADDFVSIKLYDVLGNEVTTLVNEQKQAGRYEMLFNASNIASGVYYYQINSGSFTQTRKLVLMK
- a CDS encoding L,D-transpeptidase family protein, producing MKINFNLLRESILLYSVIVLFSATGCEKENAKSEPKLNETLNFNPAEYEAVLKNSFSYSDTIDPIFQSLKENLDTLKSFYSSNNFKPIFVKSFESKSFVDSLLKILVNSTEHGLNPYNYNYQKIINEFSESISPKTYSKKRYLHLANAEMLSANAILKYSMHMRHGVVNPRKIFADSYFLPVKDSLNKKLFEPFNQQDIIKYLYNIQPKSEKYKRLQVALKRFEGLTDIEWTLIPVSDKKIEPGNIYTSIDLVISKLTTLGFLDTNKIKLTDLTIYDSLLAEPIKSFQKANGLNDDAVIGKTTIERLNISPNEYMDKIKLTLERFRWLDYSDTAKYILVNIPDFKVKAIEGGREKLDIISCVGRKGEWETPNLYGQIAYMVLNPTWSVPKSIIQEEIVSGLKRDSSYLKKRNFKVYKSGERVSLDGLTAKDLSSSSSYSIVQDPGAGNALGKMKFMFRNPFGVYLHDTPTRAPFKYTNRAVSHGCMRVEKPLLLAEYLLNNNARWTVDYIKIEIGQKVNDPYVIEEFNSKRSELRKNNSYGVTTEVKFDKVIPLFVDYYTVWVDESGVFNYRDDVYARDKVLRKYVLE
- a CDS encoding T9SS type A sorting domain-containing protein, which produces MIKYINILTFSLLIINTVSFAQGGGLIIGDNYRILPGSTSQTEVFITKHPSNSGILFSSANTLQLAPTFFVSEGVYTSTNGGTNWSGSDTCNGANIFFHGGDPSIAIDKNGTFILTRKGSTNFPGAFSHFSIDQGINWSAQKSMTTDDLERVSIVSDSDPNSIYYGRTYAVWAKLTPSYPIRFTYTNDITTSWDSVSQINNPPTRCAGAEIDLGPNNQVYVCWAGVSSASPYTEIFVGFASSTNGGDNWSINENIFPMNGIVGILTDKQSIRVNGLPRMAVDLSNTATRGTIYIVTSQKNLFPAGSDPDIILRKSSDGGQTWSSAIRVNQDAPNNGKTQFFSGITVDDLGGVNIIFYDDRNTTNDSSGVFLARSTDTGNTWNEYEISDHNFKPIAIGGLGQGYMGDNIDITSVGNKLFPVWMDNSSGVYQIWSVPIEILSVGVDAENFSSIPVEFNLKQNYPNPFNPTTNIEFSLPYNSDVLVKVYDLTGKEIATLIDEPKTAGNHKIKFDAASYKLSSGVYFYALTANGLTQTKPMMLLK
- a CDS encoding TonB-dependent receptor, yielding MNLVKTIMLCSFLLLVFAFTGMAQKKDSIIYLIPIDQIDSIKYETDEVIVTGTRTNQKIIDIPYSVVRISPAQFKFDRKVSISDVLNAVPGVFMQSRYGNHDVRISIRGFGSRSNSGIRGVRILLDGIPESEPDGQTRIESIDFNSIGSIEIVKGNSSSLYTNAPGGVVNFINDINFSKSFITQFNDLGSNGLRRNGFKTGIRTENYGLLTTYTYHNYKGYRPHSEDYWHILNTVVETTPGDNTNLQFLGYFATGLIRLPGSLTKEEFDADPYQAAQREMDWDFRRVSKKGRVGVRFDTKFGENLNHEIEVTGYGTVKYFERAARNSFRIFDRYGLGGSIKYVNKSTIFDRENSFTIGGDLFYQTGPVSEFDNIGGAKGDQLFNYIDETIGNTGVYILNNFELYNKQLYFLISGRYDNVYFDQINRLLNAQNDSRRFEDFTPKFALNYKITPSIAIYTSFGYSFDSPAGNELDNYPTSTTPGSLLNPDLKPQQSTNFELGVKGNLLNSTNDFFSNTLFEFTFFKTQVKDEIVPFDVYGNAYFRNSAKTNRNGIEAGITSEVYDGLKAIVSYTYSDFSYDEYSAIAIAVDSIGSIITSSEDYSGNIVPSVPKHNLFLALEYRRQLTPYLNGFVKGAFQSLSGMYVNDANSDETEGYQILNSTLGLEMFLGNFNLLLSGGVNNILDKTYVGFININSSNGRFYEAGEPQTFFASLKFGYQF
- a CDS encoding HD domain-containing protein translates to MFKSNMLILVEQYVLELFSKKSDAENLYHNLLHTTEVVEVSNQIADKENLSDEDKEILLIAAWFHDTGYFHCCNGHEDQGAEYAIDFLIKENYPKPKLDKVVNCIKATKIPHDPKNKLEQIICDADLQHLGMTDLEQKGEVLRKEFEIKGIKKLNDIEWLKSSIEFLSCHKFFTDCAIKMFGHQKKINQTEMEKKLKELESANNK
- a CDS encoding T9SS type A sorting domain-containing protein; this translates as MTTIFFNDSLNGWIAGQPFDLSFTDDGGLNWNPANVDTGAFSNFPISKIKFSSSQYGFAAGGAVDVAGVVWRYNNSANLWKAYGIAPDRFDDFIFIDSTTTLTLTADIERLYPIGVLNFDVKQSFWNYTELNKYGRVTSISRRTENEYWCTLGCDSSFLVSFDNLNTWEFVPTKDSICINAIAFGDSLHGIAVGQEGNIFRYIPDKPVNIENLKVELPNSFVLDQNYPNPFNPSTSIQYAISSRQFVTLIVYDALGKEIATLVNEEKPAGSYEVQFYPESSIKNPASGVYFYQLRVGDFVETRKMILLK
- a CDS encoding histidine phosphatase family protein — encoded protein: MKKLFLLRHAKSSWKNPNLEDFDRPLNRRGIKDAPVMAARFKERNVELDLIISSSSKRTTETAEIFANVLNYNKDITYIDKLYLASSGTILQIVNQINENNIKAMIVCHNPGITNLANFLGDIFIDNIPTTGIVGFSFNNSWLDMKGNSCKRLFIDYPKKQ